The window GTGTCTGCAGCGTTAGCGTTTCTTGTTTATGCGTGGAGAGCTGTCTTGTTTGAGCTATCAAACTGGAGAAACACTGCTTTCGCCATCGTTAGATTTCTCGGAgacctttcgaagttcgcgttGGCACTCGTCTTCCACTTTATAGGAGATCCCATCACATCTCTCATCGCCCTCGTGGAAACAGCAATCTACAGCGTCCGGGCCTTCTACTCAGGGATCGTGGCTTACACGCCGGTGAGAGAGTTAACCACTGTGATCCTTCTCGCGTCATCCGTGCTTGCGATAGGAGAAGCGGTTGCGCCAAACTCCATCAGCAAGCAGCCGTATGTGGTAACTCTTGCGGGTCTAGTGGGGTATGCAGCTGTGCAGGGGTACATCTCGGAGCCGTTGTTCTGGACTGTCTTGGTGGGTATGTATGGGTATTCGAGGTTGGTAAGGAAGAGAGACGATGTGACATCGGCGTTGCCTTCTGCGGCTGTTCTGGCGGGAGTAGGGGAGCCGTGGGTGAGAGTGGTGGCTATCGCAGGGTATTTGGCTCTAGCCATGTATCATAATTCAACTAAGAAGAGCTCATCTGAAGAAGAGGAGGGACAGATCGTGAGGAAGGCACCACCTGTGCCGTTGTTGGCTGCAGCTTTGGCTATTGGGGTAAGGCTTGCTGCTAAATGGGCTGGTTACAGGCACTTGACTTGGATGATTGTTTAAATTCTCTGCCACTTAAAGACCAAACAAAACTAGTTTGTGTTGTACTTTATAACCTCTACCCACTGGTTagtaatgtttctttttttttcgcgTTGATTTATACTTACGGCTCATTAGTATTAAACAAAGTTTCTTCGGCCATTTCGACTTACAGCTAAACTATTAGGGCGCAAGGAGTACTAGTCATAGAGGCACGGATAGATTGAATTAGTGGCGGTGTTTATACGTGGAGGCACACTATGTTTATCATATAGTTTAGCCTCTAAAAGTATCACCTAAACTCCACTTGTTTTCTTATCTACCGCTTTGAAGTTTTCTGGGGTCCAGATCTCTGGGTTAGGTAAAGATTTTATCAACAATCATTTGTAACATTTGgaatccataaataataaaaatggacTCCTCTTCTAAGGCTGGTCGAAAATAATGCCTTATCCCATATGAAATGGGGCGATTGTGTGTGGACTGTCGGTTTATAAACCTAGCCTTGTACCAAATATTGTTTTTGCAACACAAGAACAAGCTAAGTTCATACTGAACATTTCGACATGGCACGTGCTTAGCTTTCGGAATATTTAATCAGCACAGTTAATAATTGAGTTGCTTAAATTTTCTTATCCacaaaaaaatacttgaaactTGGTCAGAGATATTCCCCAACAAGTAGTCTCCTGGACTTTGTCCTCCAAGAATCATCGTCAATCAACctcctctttctctcttcaGGCGTTTAAAACCAAAAATGACAATTCTTTCCTCTCTCGGAAGAGCCTCTCGATCTGCTCCACTTGCCTCTAAGCTCCTCCTACTCGGCACTCTCAGGTTTCACCTTTTTCACTTGTTTCCAGAAGTCAGAACCTTTTTATACTATATAGTTGCGTTTTCTCAGATCTTCTTGTAACGCCTTTATCTCCAATCTTTTCCTTATAATAACCTTTAGTGTTTGACTTAGGACAACGTTCTTGTTCTGTAAAATCTAATTCCTTTTTATTGACTTGGTCTCAAAACTAGACATGTGTTTCACAATCTTGTTTGTGTCCTAGGCACCACCTTTTTGGATTTGCACATTGAGAATGAGAATGTGTTGTATTCTTTACACATTTGACATTTGCAGTGGTGGGAGTTTAGTGGCCTACTCAGATTCTAACAAAAAGGAGGAAGAgcagaagcagaagaagaagaaagtagtGGTACTTGGCACAGGCTGGGCTGGTATAAGCTTTCTTAAAGATCTTGACATCTCTTCCTACGACGTTCAGGTTGTTTCTCCTCAGAACTACTTTGCCTTCACTCCATTGTTACCTAGCGTCACTTGTGGTACTGTTGAAGCTAGAAGCATCGTTGAGTCTGTCCGCAATATCACCAAGAAGGTACCTTTGAATCCTTCTTTCAAACAGTATCTGTAACTGCTTACTTTACAGAGTTTTGTTATTGGCAGAAAAATGGAGAAATTGAATTATGGGAAGCAGACTGTGTCAAGATCGATCCTGCAAACAACAAGGTTCTCTGCCAACCAGTTTTCAAGGATGACCCTGAAGCAAGCCAAGAGTTTTCACTAGAGTACGACTACTTGATCATAGCGGTGGGAGCGCAGGTCAACACGTTTGGCACTCCTGGTGTTCTTGAGAACTGTCATTTCCTCAAGGAAGTAGAGGATGCGCAGAGGATAAGGAGAGGAGTGATTGATTGCTTTGAAAAGGCGGTTCTTCCTGGTCTCACTGAGGAGCAGAGAAGGACAAAGCTTCATTTTGTTATAGTTGGAGGTGGTCCTACTGGTGTGGAGTTTGCAGCTGAGTTGCATGACTTTATCGAAGAGGATATCACCAAAATATACCCTTCGGTCAAGGAGCTTGTGAAGATTACACTTATTCAATCTGGAGATCATATCCTGAATTCGTAAGTAAAAGAATCTATAGTATCTT of the Brassica rapa cultivar Chiifu-401-42 chromosome A03, CAAS_Brap_v3.01, whole genome shotgun sequence genome contains:
- the LOC103861815 gene encoding uncharacterized protein LOC103861815, translating into MTMTSYALSSSSFCRNSRIPAISSSSLSRIPHLNVSNKLTLSPPQFLNAGVSLCGLSVPGKFPSVRALRVKCEKEDTIKGETEDEAERFARRESTMPDRFRHLTKEAPDTPVRWPWFIALAFLVYAWRAVLFELSNWRNTAFAIVRFLGDLSKFALALVFHFIGDPITSLIALVETAIYSVRAFYSGIVAYTPVRELTTVILLASSVLAIGEAVAPNSISKQPYVVTLAGLVGYAAVQGYISEPLFWTVLVGMYGYSRLVRKRDDVTSALPSAAVLAGVGEPWVRVVAIAGYLALAMYHNSTKKSSSEEEEGQIVRKAPPVPLLAAALAIGVRLAAKWAGYRHLTWMIV